From Rutidosis leptorrhynchoides isolate AG116_Rl617_1_P2 chromosome 3, CSIRO_AGI_Rlap_v1, whole genome shotgun sequence, a single genomic window includes:
- the LOC139902426 gene encoding F-box/LRR-repeat protein 12-like, with translation MDVDGKEQGSCITSIPDEVLYLIFKKLDKRCDRESFGLTCLRFLEIQNESRKSWTYSVPDGISVIDKSIVDKLLNRFRNLESLSLSMLFDASDKSVTPLQRYGSKLHSLSLPAFCHFTDIGFSSIASGCPLLSIFSLHNCSSFGDSGLEILSRSCKLLKEVSLGWCSRITDIGMLSLTQHCRQLRSLRITACHNIHGLGFKGCSPTLTCLDADECGFDSTGYNNIFSGGGLEYLNLSIPCRYPMRDAFAMIGLGLAANLKILDLALCSFVRDDDIKIISKGCPLLQEWNLSHCYEIQLSGWESIGLYCKNLERLHLCCCESLCDLGLLAIGNGCKRLSILYMSECSKITSSGIESLKRQREDLVI, from the coding sequence ATGGATGTTGATGGTAAGGAGCAGGGGTCATGTATAACAAGCATTCCTGATGAGGTTTTGTATTTGATCTTCAAAAAGTTAGACAAAAGATGTGATCGAGAATCGTTTGGCTTAACTTGTCTTCGTTTTCTTGAAATTCAAAATGAAAGTCGTAAAAGCTGGACATATAGTGTCCCAGATGGTATCTCTGTCATTGACAAATCTATCGTTGATAAATTGCTTAATCGTTTTAGGAACTTAGAGTCACTGTCTTTGTCAATGCTCTTTGATGCCTCGGATAAATCTGTAACTCCATTACAAAGATATGGATCTAAACTACATTCTCTTTCTCTTCCCGCATTTTGTCATTTCACCGATATAGGATTTTCTTCTATTGCTTCTGGTTGTCCGTTATTATCTATATTTAGCCTACATAATTGTTCTAGTTTTGGCGATAGTGGATTAGAAATCTTATCAAGATCTTGTAAACTTTTAAAAGAAGTGAGTCTTGGTTGGTGTTCTCGAATAACTGACATTGGAATGTTATCTCTCACCCAACATTGTCGTCAACTTAGGTCCTTAAGGATAACTGCTTGTCATAATATTCATGGTTTAGGTTTCAAAGGGTGTTCTCCAACGTTAACTTGCTTGGACGCCGATGAGTGTGGGTTTGACTCTACGGGTTATAACAACATTTTTAGTGGTGGTGGTCTTGAGTATCTAAATCTTTCTATTCCTTGTCGGTACCCTATGAGAGATGCATTTGCAATGATTGGTTTAGGATTAGCTGCAAATCTTAAAATCCTTGACCTTGCATTGTGTAGCTTTGTTCGGGATGATGATATAAAGATAATCTCAAAAGGGTGTCCATTGCTTCAAGAGTGGAACTTATCGCATTGTTACGAGATTCAGTTATCTGGTTGGGAGTCGATTGGATTGTATTGTAAAAATTTGGAAAGACTTCATTTGTGTTGCTGTGAGAGCCTTTGTGATTTGGGATTATTAGCTATAGGTAATGGCTGCAAACGCCTATCAATATTGTACATGAGCGAATGTTCGAAGATCACGTCATCTGGAATTGAAAGTTTGAAGAGACAAAGAGAGGATCTGGTGATCTAA